The genomic region CGGGCGACAACATCAGCATCGAAGTAAAATTGATCACCCCGATCGCCATGGAAAAGGAACTGCGCTTCGCGATTCGCGAAGGCGGCAGGACCGTGGGCGCCGGTGTCGTGGTTTCAATAGTTGAATAATATAAGGGGGAAGATTAATGGCAAGACAGCAGAAAATCAGAATCTACCTGAAGGCCTACGATCACAAGATCCTGGACAATTCCGTGCAGAAGCTTGTGGAAGCAGTCAAGAGCAACAATGCTAAGATTGTCGGCCCGGTTCCGCTTCCGACTGAAATCAGGAAGTATTGCGTCCTTAGGTCGCCTCATTCCGACAAGGACTCCAGAGAACAGTTCGAGATGAGAATTCACAAAAGATTAATTGACATCGTCGGCGACCAGAGCGCGGTTGACTCCCTGACCAGGATTGACCTGCCTTCAGGCGTTTACGTCGAGATCAAGCTGTAATTGGAGGGCATATGAAAGGGTTGATCGGGAAAAAAATAGGAATGACGCAGATCTTTCAGGAAAACGGCGATGTGGTCTCTGTGACCGTTGTGAATGCCGGTCCATGCACAGTGATTCAGCAGAAAGGTATGGACAAGGAAGGATATACAGCTGTGCAGCTCGGTTTTGAAGAGCTCAAACTGAAGACGAAGGAAGTCAAGAAAGCCGGCAGCAAAGTGAAGCGGCAGGTCGTACCTACAATGCCTGTAGCAGGGCATTTTAAGAAAGTCGGAGTCAAGCCGATGCGATACCTCAAGGAATTCCGCTATGAAGGTGATTTGAAGCTGGAAGCTGCGCAGGTGCTTGATGTCAGCATTTTCAATCCGAACGACATTGTGGATGTCATCGGTGTGACAAAAGGACGCGGTTATGCTGGCGGCATGCGCAGATTCGGACATCATGGAAACCGCGCTTCTCACGGCGTCAAAACCCACAGGGAATGCGGATCCATGGGAAGCAACACCTGCCCCGGCCGTGTTTACAAGGGACACCATCTCCCTGGGCAATACGGCAACGTAAGGGTCACTGTGAAAAATGTTAAGGTTATGAAGGTGGATAAAGAGAATCATCTTCTGATCCTGAAAGGTGCTGTACCCGGCTACAATGGCACCGTGCTCTATGTCAAAGACCCGAGCGTGAAGGTCTGAGGAGGAAAAATGCTTAAAGTAAACGTTTACGATAAAGAAGGAAAACAGGTCGACAGCCTGGAATTGACGAATGAAATCTACGGGATGAAACCGCACAGAATAGCCCTGCATCAGGCTGTTGTTTCTTATCTTCACAACCAGAGACAGGGAAATTCCTGCACTAAAACCAAGGGTGAAGTTTCGGGCGGTGGATGCAAACCATGGCGGCAGAAAGGCACGGGCCGTGCGAGGGTCGGAAGCATCCGATCACCGCTTTGGAGAAAAGGCGGTATCACCTTCGGACCGCGGCCGCGAGATTTTTTCATGCAGATGAACAAGAAGGTTAAGAAGCTGGCATTGGCTTCTGCACTTGCCTCCAAGGTCCAGGACCAGAACTTAGTGGTAATCGACCAATTGGATTTCGAAGCCCCGAAAACCAAAAGTGCAGTCAAGCTTCTGGTGAATGTGGCTGAACACAGGACCGCACTCGTAATCCTGGACAATAACAATAAAAACACACAACTGTCGTTCAGAAACCTGCCCGGCATAGCAGTGCGTCAGGTCGAAAATCTGAATGTCTATGAAATGCTCAAACACGAGAAATTCATTGTCACCAGAGAAGCGCTGAAGAAAATCGAGGAGGAATTCGTATGATGGAATCCCGAGATATCCTGCTGGAACCGATCATGAGCGAGAAGAGCGTCCAGGGAATGGAAGAACAGCATTACAGCTTTATCGTCCATCCCAGCGCCAACAAAATCCAGATCCGCAAAGCGGTGGAACAGCTCTTCAAGGTACATGTGGTCTCGGTCCGGACACAGAATTATGAAGGCAAACCCAAACGGCTGGGCAGATTTGAAGGAAAACGGCCGGATTTTAAAAAAGCTATCGTGACCATCAAAACCGGGGAAAACATCCCCATGTTTGAAGGCGTATAACTGAGGAGGAAATATGGGAATTAAAGGATTTAAACCAATCACTCCGGGCCGCCGATTCATGACGATTTCCACCTTTGAGGAAATAGACAAGCTCAGTCCGGAAAAAAAACTGACACACGGCAGGAAAGAACCGGCCGGCAGGAACAACCTGGGACGTGTCACAGTCAGGCACCAGGGTGCAGGCCATAAAAAGCGCTACCGGGAAATTGATTTTCTGAGGGATAAATATGGAGTTCCTGCAGTTGTACTTGGAATTGAGTATGATCCGAATCGCTCCGCCAACATCGCGCTTTTGCAGTACCATGACGGCGAGAAACGTTACATCATCGCCCCCAAAGATCTGAGGACAGGTGACAAAGTTCTTTCATCCAAGGATGAAGTTGAAGTGTCGATAGGGAATGCCTGTCCAGTTTCCAAAGTACCGATCGGGACGATTGTCCACAATGTTGAACTTAAACCCGGCAAGGGCGGCCAGATTGCCCGTTCAGCCGGTTCCAGCGCCCAGATCGTCGGCACTGAGGGCAACTATTTCCATGTCAAGCTGCAGTCCGGTGAAATCAGGGCAATCCGCAAGGAATGCATGGTGACAATCGGGCAGGTCGGAAATATTGACCATTCCAACCAGACTATCGGTAAAGCCGGACGCACCAGATGGCTTGGTATCAGACCCACGGTCCGCGGATGCACCATGAACCCATGCGACCACCCCCATGGCGGCGGTGAAGGACGTTCAAACTCCCACCGTCATCCGACTTCTCCCTGGGGACAGCCCGCCAAGGGTTACAAGACACGGAAAAACACCCAGTCCGATAAATACATCATTTCCCAGCGGAAACGGTAAAGGAGGACCCCGCATGAGCAGATCGCTGAAAAAAGGACCTTACATACTCCCGGCCCTCGTGAAGAAAGTCAACGAGATGAACGCCAAGGGAGACAAAAAGCCGATCAAGACCTGGTCCAGGGCATCTCAGATCTCGCCGGAGATGGTTGGACACACGATCGCAGTTTACAACGGAAAGAAGCATATTCCCATCTACATAACGGAAAACATGGTCGGGCACAGGCTTGGAGAGTTCGCTCCCACCAGATTTTTCAAAGGCCATGGGAACAAGACAGAACGAACCATCGCACTGAAGTGAGGAGGACATGATGGAGGAGAGAAAAGAATCCAGAGCGTGTGTAAAGTCGGTGAGGATCACTCCCAGAAAGATGCGCCTCACTGCAGATTTGATCCGTGGCAAGGACGTGGAATCAGCCTTTAAAATTCTGAAATATACGCCTAGGAAGGCAGCCAGAATCTTGAAGAAACTGCTGAAAAGTGCAGTAGCAAACGCCGAAAATAACCACGGCATGGATGTCGACAGGCTGTATGTCGACAATATCCAGGTAGGACAGGGGGCGACATGGAAGAGAGTTCTTTCACGGTCCATGGGACGCGCCAATCCAATTCTGAAGCGCACTTCGCATACAACTGTAGTCCTGCGGGAACTTGATGAAAAAGTGACGAAGGCTGAGGCTCCGAATGAATCAGGGAAAAAGACAGAAAAAGGCGAGAAGTCAGCAGCAAAAGCCGTGAAAAAGACCACTGTCAAGAAACCAGCCACTAAGAAACCGGCGGCCCAAAAACCGGCAATCAAGAAAACACCTAAGGCTGCGGCCAAGAAATCCACAAATTCTCCCAGAAAGGAGGCAACCAGTGGGACAGAAAGTTAATCCTATCGGAATGCGATTGGGCATAAACCGGGACTGGAATTCCAGATGGTTCGGAACCAGGAAGCAGTTCGCCGGCTGGCTGCATGAGGATCTGAAGATCCGCAAGTACATCATGGGTAAAGTACCGAATGGCGATATCAGCAAAATTCAGATCGAAAGGCCGTCGGAACAAAGAATCAAAGTGACCATCTCAAGCTCCAAAGTCGGAATTGTGATCGGCAAGAGCGGCAAGGAAGTCACTGAGATGAAAAAGAAACTGCAGGAACTTATTAACCGTGAGGTTTTTATAAATATCCGCGAAGTCAAGGAACCACTCAAAGAAGCTACACTGGTGGCAGAATCCATTGCCGCTCAGCTGGAGCGGAGGGTTTCCTTTAGAAGAGCCATGAAGAAAATGCTGGAACGGGCCAGCGAGATTGGAATTCCAGGCATGAAGATAATGGTCAGCGGTCGTCTTGGCGGAGCAGAAATTGCCCGCAGGGAATGGTACCTGCATGGTCGGGTACCGCTTCACACTCTGAAGGCTGATGTGGATTTCGCCCTTGCCAAGGCCGTCACAAAATATGGAGTGATCGGTGTGAAAGTGTGGGTATACCGCGGTGACATCGAGAGTTCGGATCAAGCTGACAGCAATCTCGGCGAAGAAATGATAGCCGCTGAATAAGCAGAGGAGGAAATTATGTTGATGCCAAAAAGAGTAAAATATAGAAGAGTTCAGCGGGGTACCATGAAAGGTGTAGCCAACCGGGGGAACGAGGTCGTTTACGGAGCATTCGGAATCTCCGCTCTGGAACCCTCCTGGATCACCAGCCGCCAGATTGAGGCAGCCCGTGTGGCGATCAACCGCGCCATGAAAAAACACGGCAAGATGTGGATCAGGATTTTCCCCCATAAATCGGTAACTAAGAAACCAGCTGAAACGCGTATGGGGAACGGCAAGGGTTCTCCGGAATTCTGGGTGGCAGTGGTCAAACCCGGAAAAATCCTCTTCGAAGTGGACGGATGCGATGAGCGAGAAGCCAAAGAAGCTTTCCGGCTGGCTTCTCACAAGCTGCCCATTAAGACCAAATTCGTGGCCAAAGAAGAGCATTAAGACAGGGGGAATGAAAAAATGAAGGGAAATGTTTTAAAGGAACTTACTTTCGATGAACTTAAGCAGAAATACAGCGATTTCAAGGAAGAGCTGTTCAACCTCAAGTTTCAAAGGGTAATGGGACAACTCGAAAACAACATGCGGATCAGAGCAGTGAGAAAAGACATTGCCAGAGTCCTCACCCTGATGACCCAGAAGGAGAATACCAAGTCGGCGAAGGAGGCTAAGGCATGAGCGAGACGACACGCAATATTAGAAAGACCAGGGTGGGGAAGGTCTTATCACGCAAGATGGAAAAGACTTGCGTAGTGGTTGTGGAGCGATCCTATCAGCACACTCTTTACAAGAAAACCTTGCGCACTACCAAGAAGTACAAGGTTCATGATGAGAAGAACGAAACCAACCCCGGCGACAAAGTCCTGATTATGGAAACCAGGCCTCTGAGCAGGGAAAAGCGCTGGCGTCTTGTTAAGATCCTGGAAGCGGCCCGGTAGAGGAGGGACAATGGTACAGCATAGAACAATGTTGAAAGTGGCTGATAACAGCGGAGCTAAAAAGCTCCAGTGCATTCACGTTTACGGCGGCAGCGGCAAGAAAATAGCCCGGATCGGAGATGTCATCTGCGCCACGGTCAAAGAAGCTGTTCCGGACGGGAATGTGAAGAAGAGCCAGGTGGTGAAAGCCGTTGTGGTTCGGACCAGAGGAAAGCTCAGGAGAACCGACGGTTCCTATATCCGTTTTGACGACAACGCAGCCGTGATCATAGATGAAGCCAACAATCCTAAAGGAACCCGCATTTTTGGCCCCATCGCCAGAGAACTGCGGGAGAGGGATTTCATGAAAATTATTTCCCTGGCTCCTGAAGTGGTCTGAAGGAGGAAGAGATGGAAAACAAAACCAAAGTTAGAATCAGGAAAGACGACATGGTGATGGTGCAGACCGGCAAGGACAAGGGAAAGATTGGAAAAGTTCTGTCAGTCTTGCAGAATGAAAACAAAGTAATAGTGACGGGCGTGAACATGGTGAAGCGCCATCAGAAAGCTAATAAACAGCACCGTCACGGAGGAATCATCGAGAAAGAAGGACCGATTTTTTTAGCGAAAGTAATGCTGGTTTGTCCAAAGTGCAACCTGCCAACCAAGATCGGGCACAAGTTGGTGAACGAAGTGAAAGTCCGCATTTGCAAAAAGTGCGAAGAAATCGTGGATAACGTCTAAGAGGTAAGATATGACCAGATTAATGAAACTTTACAGGGAAAAAGTAGTCAGTGAAATGATGAAAAGCAGGAGCTACAAGAATGTGATGCAGGTTCCCAAGATCCAGAAGGTCGTTCTGAACATGGGAATCGGCGAAGCCAAGACTAATCCTAAGATCGTCGACGGCGCTATGAATGACCTGAAGGCCATCGCCGGTCAGAAACCGCAGCTCCGGAAAGCCAAGAAGTCCATCTCGAACTTCAAGTTGCGCGCAGGTATGACAGTCGGTGTAAAGGTCACTCTGCGAGGCGACAGGATGTACTACTTCCTGGATAAACTCTTCAACATCGTGCTTCCACGCGTGAGAGACTTCCGTGGCGTGTCACGGAAGTCTTTTGACGGCCGCGGCAGTTACACTTTCGGCGTCAAGGAACAGATCGTGTTCCCTGAAATCGACTACGATAAAATCGACCAGATCAGGGGAATGGATGTATCCATCGTGACAACCGCCGGGACTGATGACGAGTCTCTGGAACTGCTGGAACGCATGGGAATGCCTTTTACAAAAAAATAGGGAGGAATGAGGAATGGCCAGGAAAACGTTTTTCGAAAAGCAGAAAAGGACACCTAAGTTTTCTACCAGGTGGAGAAACCGCTGCCTGATTTGCGGGCGTCCCAGAGGTTTCATCGGTGATTTCCAGATGTGCCGGCTCTGCTTCAGGGGCCTCGCCTCAAAAGGCGAAATTCCCGGAATCATCAAATCCAGCTGGTAAAAACAAGGGAGGAATGACAAAATGATGACAGATCCTATTGCCGATATGCTGACTCGAATCCGCAACGCCGGCTCCACCAACAAGGACGCGGCCGATGTACCCGCCTCCAAGGTGAAGCTGGAGATTGCCCGACTTCTCAAGGAAGAAGGGTACATAAAGGATTACAAGTACATCAAGCAGAGCTCCAAGGGTGTGATCCGGATTTACCTGAAATACACGAAAGAAAAGGAGCTTGCGATCAAAGGAATCAGACGCATCAGCCACAGCGGCAGAAGAGTTTACGCGGGTAAAGATGAGATACCCAGGGTGCTCGGCGGACTCGGCGTGGCGATTATATCCACTTCAAAGGGCATCATGACTTCCAGGCAATCCCTCCAGGAAGGGGTTGGCGGGGAAGTCATCTGTTATGTGTGGTAAGGAGGAGGAACAATGTCTAGAGTAGGAAAGAAACCAATCAATATTCCCAAGGGTGTGACAGTAACCCATGACCCTAAGAAACAGTCCATGAAGGCTAAGGGTCCCAAGGGTGAAAACGAAATGACCTACCATCCGTTGATGGAAGTGACCATCGACAAAGAGACGATTCACGTGAAAAGGCCTGATGATTTGAAAGTAAACAAATCCCTTCATGGAATGACCCAGCGGATGATTGAAAACCTGATCATAGGGGTTACAAGCGGTTTTGAAAAAAAATTGATAATCAACGGCATAGGATTTAAGGCCGATGTCAAGGGTACAGACCTGGTCCTGAGCCTGGGATTTTCCCATCCTGTGGAAATGAAGATGCCCAAAGGAGTAAACGCCAAAGCCGAGAAAGGCATGGTCACTCTCACCGGCATTGATAAAGAAGTGCTGGGACAGTTCGCTGCAGATGTGAGGGCTAAGAAGCCCACTGAACCATACAAGGGTTCAGGTATCAGATATGAAAACGAGAGAGTCAGGAAGAAGGCCGGTAAAAAGGCTGCCTAATCAATCAGGAAAGAGGTACTGCAATGAAGAAGGATAAAGTTGCCAAGAGGACCGACCGTCACAACAGGATCAGATTGAAAGTTTCAGGAACGGCTGAAAAACCCAGGCTGTCGGTGTTCAAATCCACCAAGCACATCTCAGTTCAGATTATTGATGATACTAAGGGAGCGACGCTTGTAGCCGTATCGACTCTGGAAAAAGAAGTCAAGGATAATCTGAAACATGGCGGAAATATCAAAGCTGCCGAAATTGTGGGCGCTCTGATAGCCAAACGTGCCAAGGAAAAGAACATCGAGACAGTTGTCTTTGACAGAGGCGGATTCAGATATCATGGCTGCGTAAAAGCCATTGCTGAAAAAGCCCGTGAGAATGGACTGAAATTTTAGAAGCTGTTAAATATGAGCGCAGCGAATATTTTACAGCTTCTTATCCCCGGAGCACAGCAAAGGGGATTAGTGTCCCAGTTATATAGGGACCGAGATTGAGAACAGTTTAGGAGGATACTTGAATATCCAGGATACCAGAGGAAATGAAAACGAACTTAAAGAACGCGTGATCTATGTAAATCGCGTTTGCAAGGTTGTCAAGGGCGGTAAGCGATTCTCTTTCAGTGTACTGGCCGTTGTCGGCGATTCGCACGGCAAAGTAGGATATGGACTTGGAAATGCCAAGGAAGTACCTGAAGCGATGAGAAAAGCCGTGGAAAGAGCCAAGCGCGAAATGATTGTATTTCCGATGATCAAGGGTACGATCCCGCACGAAATTCTAGGAAGATACGGCTCCGGTAAAGTGCTCCTGAAGCCGGCAGTCCCTGGAACAGGAGTCATCGCCGGCGGAGCTGTGCGCGCCATCGCCGAACTTGGCGGGATTACTGATGTATTGTCCAAATGCATCGGTTCCAGAACCAAGATCAATGTGGTCAAGGCTACTTTTGAAGGATTGAAAGCATTGCGCTGTGCTGATACAATAGCCAAGGGCCGCGGAAAGACATCCAAAGAAATACTCGGAACGACATAATTGGAGGAATAATGGCCAAGCTGAAGATTACATTAAAGAAAAGCTGCTGCCGCAAACCGGAAAAAGTTCGCCGCGTGATCGAATCACTGGGACTCCGTAAGGTCGGTGGAAGCAAGATATGCGAAGATAATCCGGTGATCCGTGGCATGATCGACAAGACTTCATACATGCTTGAAGTCGAATCTGTTGATTAAGGGAGGTTTAGATGAAATTACATGAACTCGCTCCCAATGAAGGTGCAAAGAAGCTCGGTAAGAGAGTTGGAAGAGGGCCATCCTCAGGGCATGGCGGTACATCATGCAGAGGGAACAATGGACAGAATTCCAGGAAAAGCGGTCCCGTAAGGATAGGCTTTGAGGGGGGGCAGATGCCTCTGTACAGGCGACTTCCCAAGAGGGGCTTCAAAAACATCAATAAGAAACATTACAGCCTGGTGAATGTCTGCGATCTGGAAAAATTCGAACCACATACCATCATCACCCCTGAATTTCTGGTTGAGCAAGGTCTGGTGAAAAAAGTGGAACCCAATGGGATCAAAATTCTGGGCAATGGGGAACTGACAAAACCCCTGAAGGTTCTAGCCAACAAATTCACCAAATCAGCCATCGAAAAAATTGAAAAAGCACAGGGAAACATTGAGGTGTTGAAATGATCGGAAATGTCTCTAACATCGGCAAAATCCCGGAGCTGAAAAAGAGAATTCTCTTCACACTGGGGATGATAGCCGTTTACAGGTTAGGCGCTCATATTCCAAGCCTGGGAGTTGATACTGCCAAGCTGCTGGAACTTTTTTCCAGGAAAGGTGCCATGAGCGGCGTACTTGGCTTCATGGATCTGTTTTCAGGCGGAGCTCTGAAGAATTTCAGCGTATTTGCCCTTGGAATCACGCCGTACATCAACTCTTCAATCATCATGCAGCTCCTGATCTATGTGGTACCCTTCCTTGAAAAAATTGCCAAGGAAGGAGACGAGGGCAGAAAGAAGATCTCACAATATACCCGCTGGGGTACAGTGATCATCGGCGCTGTCCAAGCCTTCGGCTACAGTTTCATGATGAAGAATTACGGAATATTGACACCTGATATGGCGGGTAATTTCTTCTTCTTCTCTGTAATTACCGTGATCACACTTACCGCCGGTACCAGTTTCATCATGTGGCTGGGCGAGCAGATCACTGAGCGTGGTCTTGGGAATGGAGTGTCTCTTTTGATTACTATCAGCATCGTTTCCAGACTTCCGGATGGCGCAGTGCAGACTTTCCGCAAGTTTTACGGAGAATCCACTTTCATTCCCACGATGCTCCTGATACTGCTTTTCATTTTCACAATCGTTGCATTCGTGGTGCTGATGTATGAGGGTTCCAGGAAAATTCCGGTCCAGTATGCGAAAAGAGTTGTCGGGCGAAGGATCTATGGTGGACAGAGCACGCATATTCCGCTTAGAGTCAATCAAGCCGGTGTAATTCCGATCATTTTCGCGGCATCTGTGATGGTTTTTCCGGGAATGGTGGTTTCGTTCATCCAGCAGATGGCATTGAGTTATCCGGGTATGACCCGCTGGCTTTCAATGATCGCGATGGAACTCTCACCAAGAGGAATCACATATAATGTAGTTTATTTCGCCATGATTATCGGATTTTCATATTTTTATACTGCCATCGTATTCAATCCGAAAGACATGTCGGACAACATGAAGAAATACGGCGGGTTCATTCCAGGCATCAGAGCAGGAAGACCCACTGCAGAATACATCGATCGGACCATGGCCAGAATTACGTTTGCCGGTTCCATTTTTCTGGCTTCGATTGATTTCGTCCCCAGGATGTTGATGGTGATGGCTGATGTTCCCTTTTATCTTGGCGGAACTTCGCTCCTGATCCTGGTGGGCGTCCTGCTGGACACAGTAAAGCAGGCCGAAGCGCACCTTTTAGTAAGGCATTATGAAGGTTTCCTGAAAAAACGCGGCGGTAAATAGGAGGATCCAGCATGAATCTGATTCTGTTCGGGCCCCCTGGGGCCGGAAAAGGCACGCAGGCACAGTATCTCATCGACCGTTTGAAGGTTCCCCAGATTTCCACAGGAGACATTCTGCGTGAGAATGTCAAGAAGGGAACTGAAACCGGCAGGCGCGCCAAGCAGGTCATGGACAGGGGCGAACTCGTTCCTGACGAGATCCTGAATCAGATGATCGAGAATCGGATCGCCGAAGCGGATTGCGCAGGAGGATATATCCTGGACGGATATCCACGTAATCTGAATCAGGCAGGGTTCCTGGCCTCTTTATTGAAGAAAAGGAAAAAAGCACTGGATGCAGTGATTTCGCTCAAGGTGGACGATGAAGAACTGGTCAGCAGACTATCCGGCAGACGGCTCTGCCGAACCTGCGGCAAAAGCTACCATGTAAAGTTCCAACCCCCGAGTTCGGCTGGAAAATGTGACAGCTGCGGAGGTGAACTTTATACCAGGGACGACGACCGGGAAGAGACTGTCAAAAACAGGCTCAAAGTTTACCACAGCCAGACCAGTGCCGTGCTGGAATTTTACAGGAAATCCGGGGTGCTCCACGAGATCGACGGGAGCCAGGAGATTGACAGCGTGAGAGAAAAGATTTTCCAGGTGCTTGGCACCGGGAAAGCGGAAAAATAGAAGGAATGCCCTGAGCAATTGCTTTGGGGTGACGCATGAACTAAACCCCGCTCGCTTCGCTCGGGGTGGTGTAAAGAACTAAACCCCGCTCGCTTCGCTCGGGGGTTAAGTAGCAGTAGCAAAAACCCTCGCGGAGCTCGTGCTTTTTAACTGCTACTAAAGGAGGACGCGCATTTATGGCCAAAGAAGAGCCAATTGAAGTAACGGGAAAAGTAGTGGAAATACTTCCGAATGCTAATTTCAAGGTGGAGCTGGAAAATGGACACCGGGTGCTGGCGCACATTTCAGGGAAAATGCGCATGCATTTTATCCGGATACTTCCCGGAGATAAAGTGACAGTAGAACTTTCGCCCTATGACCTCACCAAAGGGAGAATTGTCTACCGGTTCAAATAAAAAGAAAAAGCTTTACAAAACAGCGGATGTTGACTTAAAATAGTTTGACTTTAATTGGTTTGACCAAGATAAAAATTAAAATAAACCGAGGAGGAATGAAATGAAAGTGAGAGCTTCAGTGAAGAAGATCTGCGACAAATGCAAGATTATCAAGAGAGCCGGGGTCGTTAGAGTTATCTGCGAAAATCCTAAGCATAAGCAGAGGCAGGGGTAAGGAGGAAACATGGCACGTATTGCAGGAGTTGATTTACCCAAAAACAAAAGAGTAGAAGTTGCCTTGACTTATATTTATGGAATCGGCAGACCCACTTCGCAGAAAATCCTGAAAGCCACTGCCATAGATATCAATAAGAGGGTTCACACTCTTACTGACGAAGAAGTAACCAAAATCAAGGAATATATCGACAACAATGTCAAGGTCGAAGGTGATCTGAGAAGAGACATCCAGATGTCCATCAAAAGACTGGTCGACATCGGCTGTTACAGAGGAATCCGTCACAGAAGAGGATTACCTGTCCGCGGCCAGAGAACAAGAACCAACGCCAGAACGAGACGCGGCATCAGACGTACAGTCGGCGCCAAGCGTGGCGAAATAGCGAAGTAAGGGGAGGATGATAAATGGCTAAAAAAGCTGCCAAGAGCGAAAAAAAGAGGGACAGGAAGCTGATCACCAATGGTGTGGCTCATATCGAGACGACTTTTAATAATACTATAGTCTCAATTACAGATCAGAAGGGAAATCTGATTGCCTGGTCTTCCGGAGGCAATGCCGGATTCAAAGGTGCCCGCAAGGGAACTGCCTATGCAGCTCAACTTGCAGCGGAATCTGCCGCCAAAAAAGCCCTGGACCTGGGTCTGCGGGAAGTCGAAGTGCGGCTCACGGGTCCTGGAGCCGGCAGAGAAACCGCCATCAGAGCGCTTCAGACTACCGGACTGGATATCAGATTGATCAGGGACGTGACGCCAATCCCGCACAATGGCTGCCGCCCGCCGAAAAGAAGAAGGGTTTAAGGAGGATATATTTCATGGCCAGAAACCTGCTACCATCCTGCAGGCAGTGCAGGAGAACCGGAGAGAAGCTCTTTATGAAGGGCGTCAGATGCTATAGCGAAAAGTGCGCCTTTGAGAGAAGGAAGTTTGCTCCCGGGATGCAGTCCGGCAAGAGGAGAAGCAAGCTCTCGGATTACGGAATGCAGCTCAATGAAAAACAGAAGTGCAAGAAAATGTATGGTATGATGGAGGCACAGTTCCATCGCTATTACTATATCGCCAACAAGATGGCTGGTGTTACAGGCCACAATTTACTGAGACTCCTGGAAAAAAGGCTGGACAATGCATTGTTCCGCAGCGGATTTGCAATTTCCAGGACTCAGTCCAGGCAGTTTGTTCGGCATGGACATGTGCTGATCAACGGGAAAAGGGTAAACATCCCTTCCTACCAGATTAAAACCGGTGATGTGTTGGAGATCAAGACCACATTCAGGCAGAATGAAAACTTTAAGGTCCTGCTCGAGGCCGGCAAATCCAGAGAAATTCCCGGCTGGCTGCAGGTGGACTTCGAAAATTACAAATCCAAGGTTCTCAGGGAACCAGAAAGAGCCGACATCCAGGGTACGATCAACGAGAACACGATCGTGGAATTCTATTCCAAGTAATACCTGGAATTGAATCTGACGAGAAAGGGAGTTTTATGAACTGGGATCTTGCTCAGTATATAGTTGAGGGAGAAAATGAAAAAGAATTCGGGCGTTATGTGCTCGAACCCCTCCCCAAGGGAATC from Candidatus Wallbacteria bacterium harbors:
- the rpmD gene encoding 50S ribosomal protein L30: MAKLKITLKKSCCRKPEKVRRVIESLGLRKVGGSKICEDNPVIRGMIDKTSYMLEVESVD
- the rpsE gene encoding 30S ribosomal protein S5; translated protein: MQDTRGNENELKERVIYVNRVCKVVKGGKRFSFSVLAVVGDSHGKVGYGLGNAKEVPEAMRKAVERAKREMIVFPMIKGTIPHEILGRYGSGKVLLKPAVPGTGVIAGGAVRAIAELGGITDVLSKCIGSRTKINVVKATFEGLKALRCADTIAKGRGKTSKEILGTT
- a CDS encoding type Z 30S ribosomal protein S14; the encoded protein is MARKTFFEKQKRTPKFSTRWRNRCLICGRPRGFIGDFQMCRLCFRGLASKGEIPGIIKSSW
- the rpsH gene encoding 30S ribosomal protein S8, with product MMTDPIADMLTRIRNAGSTNKDAADVPASKVKLEIARLLKEEGYIKDYKYIKQSSKGVIRIYLKYTKEKELAIKGIRRISHSGRRVYAGKDEIPRVLGGLGVAIISTSKGIMTSRQSLQEGVGGEVICYVW
- the rplX gene encoding 50S ribosomal protein L24 — its product is MENKTKVRIRKDDMVMVQTGKDKGKIGKVLSVLQNENKVIVTGVNMVKRHQKANKQHRHGGIIEKEGPIFLAKVMLVCPKCNLPTKIGHKLVNEVKVRICKKCEEIVDNV
- the rplE gene encoding 50S ribosomal protein L5, with the protein product MTRLMKLYREKVVSEMMKSRSYKNVMQVPKIQKVVLNMGIGEAKTNPKIVDGAMNDLKAIAGQKPQLRKAKKSISNFKLRAGMTVGVKVTLRGDRMYYFLDKLFNIVLPRVRDFRGVSRKSFDGRGSYTFGVKEQIVFPEIDYDKIDQIRGMDVSIVTTAGTDDESLELLERMGMPFTKK
- the rplO gene encoding 50S ribosomal protein L15, whose amino-acid sequence is MKLHELAPNEGAKKLGKRVGRGPSSGHGGTSCRGNNGQNSRKSGPVRIGFEGGQMPLYRRLPKRGFKNINKKHYSLVNVCDLEKFEPHTIITPEFLVEQGLVKKVEPNGIKILGNGELTKPLKVLANKFTKSAIEKIEKAQGNIEVLK
- the rplN gene encoding 50S ribosomal protein L14, encoding MVQHRTMLKVADNSGAKKLQCIHVYGGSGKKIARIGDVICATVKEAVPDGNVKKSQVVKAVVVRTRGKLRRTDGSYIRFDDNAAVIIDEANNPKGTRIFGPIARELRERDFMKIISLAPEVV
- the rplF gene encoding 50S ribosomal protein L6 — protein: MSRVGKKPINIPKGVTVTHDPKKQSMKAKGPKGENEMTYHPLMEVTIDKETIHVKRPDDLKVNKSLHGMTQRMIENLIIGVTSGFEKKLIINGIGFKADVKGTDLVLSLGFSHPVEMKMPKGVNAKAEKGMVTLTGIDKEVLGQFAADVRAKKPTEPYKGSGIRYENERVRKKAGKKAA
- the rpsQ gene encoding 30S ribosomal protein S17, with the translated sequence MSETTRNIRKTRVGKVLSRKMEKTCVVVVERSYQHTLYKKTLRTTKKYKVHDEKNETNPGDKVLIMETRPLSREKRWRLVKILEAAR
- the rplR gene encoding 50S ribosomal protein L18; this encodes MKKDKVAKRTDRHNRIRLKVSGTAEKPRLSVFKSTKHISVQIIDDTKGATLVAVSTLEKEVKDNLKHGGNIKAAEIVGALIAKRAKEKNIETVVFDRGGFRYHGCVKAIAEKARENGLKF